In the genome of Maribacter forsetii DSM 18668, the window ATAGATGGAGATGAGTCTGCTCTTGGAGATTTATACAACATTTATATAGACTGTTTATTTAGCTATGGTATAAATTGTATAAAGGATAGAACTTATGTCATGGATTGTATTCATGATCTTTTTGTTGATCTATACAAATACCGCGAAAATTTATCGATGACCGATAATGTAAAGTTCTATTTGTTTAAATGCTTAAAGAGAAAGATAAATAGAAAATACGCCACTAAGACGGTATCTATTACAGATGAATATCAATATTCATTAGATCAACAGGCAAGAAATTATACTACTTCTTGTGAAGAGGAAATTATTCAAAAAGAACTTGTAACGGAAAAACGTATGATTTTGGCGGCAGCCTTAGATTCGTTAACCAAAAAACAAAGAAAAGGTTTGTTCTTGAGGTTTAATCAAGATCGCAGTTATGAAGAGATTTCTGAGATAATGGATGTCTCTGTACAAACTGCTAGAACTATAGTATATAGGGCTTTGAAGGCGTTAAGGTAGTTTATTTAAAATAAATTGTCTATAAATTAAATAATCCTTGCTTATTATTTTAGAGTGCTTTGATAGGTTTAAAAGCCTTACCAATAATTAATATTTAACTATGGAAAAGATAAATCCGAATAATGTAAATTTTTCATCGATTACCGATGAGGAAAATACGGATTTGAAAAAAAGAATTTTTAATACGATCCAAAAGGATAAAAGAAGAAATAGAAATGTATGGTATAAAAGTTTAGCTGCAGCATGTTTTATTGGTTGTTTAGGTCTGGGGTTTTATTACTACAACATGACTTCAGAAACAAATTCAATAACAGACTTTGTTAATTCTTCAACCGTTGATAGTAACACTCCAACTTCAGATGAAGTAGTTCTTACTTTGGGTAAAGGCAATGATTTAAAAATTAAAGAAGACGTTGCTGCTATTAATTATTCTAAAAGCGGTAACAATGTAACTATAGGTAATGGTCAGACTTTTAATCAAAATGTAGCAGATTCAGATAAGGCCGTTTTTAATACTTTATGGGTTCCTTATGGTAAGCGTTCAACATTGACTCTTTCTGATGGAAGTAAGGTGTGGTTGAACTCAGGTTCTAAATTAATATACCCAATTGCCTTTAATGAAGATAAAAGAGAAGTCTATATAGAGGGAGAAGCAATTTTTGAAGTTACCCATAACAAAAAGAAACCCTTTTATGTTATTTCAGATACACAGGTTGTAGAAGTGCTGGGTACTGTTTTTGGAGTTACAAATTACCCTGATGAAAACTCAACGAATACCATTCTTAAAAGTGGTAGTGTTCAAATTAGTTATCAAAATATAAAAGCGACTTCTAGTCATTCAGATAAAATGAAAATTTCTCCTGGTACCAAGGCCAGTTATGATAAGAATACCAAAAGTATTTTTTCTGAAAAAGTAGACGTAGATAATTACTTTTCTTGGAAAGATGGTTTTCTCATATTCAAGAATAATGACATGAAATTCATAATGAAAAGAATATCAAGATATTATAATCTGGAAATAATTATAGAAAATGAAGAATTGGCTACAGAAACTTTCTCTGGCTATCTAGATTTGAATGAAGATATACTTTCTGTGATAAATAGTATTAAGGAAAGCACCAATATGGAATATTTACAAACTGATAATACAATAACAATTAAATAAACTTTTGCCAATGAATTGAAACTGAATAAATTTTTGAAGTAGCAATAAAAAAAAGCCAGAAGATGTTCCCGCATCTTCCGGCAATTAATATCAATATTGCTGTTTTGCAGCAACATTAAATAACCAACACAAAAATATGAAAAATATCATACCAGTCGGAATTCTAACGATTATGAGAATATTTCTACTATTTATCGGTATAGGCTTATCATCTGTTTACGCTAACTCTGTATTTGCACAAAATAAAATACAGATAGACGTAAAGAATATCTCTGTCGAAGAATTTTTTGAAGAAATTCAGAAATCAAGTGATTATGTCTTTTTTTATAAGGACAATGTTTTAAATACAAGTAAGAAAATTTCGGTAAAGTTGAAGAACGCCAAAATGAATGCCGTTCTTGAAAAAGCTTTTTCTAATACCGATTTAAGCTATAAAATAATTGGAAATCAGGTGGTTGTAAAGAAATCGCCGCCAATTTCAAAAAACGAAAGTTCTTTAAGCTTAGGAACAATTTTTCAAAATACAATTAGCGGAACCATTACCGATGCAGGTGGTCAACCTTTGCCTGGGGTAAATGTTTTAATTAAAGGTACAACCGTAGGTACACAGTCAGATTTTGATGGTAATTATGCTATTGATATAGCTGATGGTACCACTTTGGTTTTTTCTTATATCGGTATGCTTTCCAAGGAAGTATCAATTGATAATAGAACAACGGTCAACGTTGTACTTCAAGAAGATGTAGCTTCATTGGATGAAGTAGTTGTTGTAGCTTATGGTACATCCACAAAAGAGTCATTAACAGGTTCTGTTAGTGTTGTTAAAAGTGAGGAGCTAGAACAGATACCGGTATCTACTTTTGAGCAGACTTTAAGGGGTAGTACCGCAGGTCTACAAGCAAGTGCGGTAGATGGTGCTCCAGGTGGTAATACACAGGTTAGAATTAGAGGTATTGGTTCTATATCTGCTTCTAGTGAGCCATTATATGTTATAGACGGTATTCCTGTACAGAATGGTAGTATCGGTACCATAGATAACGGTGGTAGTAGTACCAATGTAATGGCATCAATTAATCCAAATGATATCGCATCTATTTCAGTTTTAAAAGATGCTGCTTCTACAGCAATTTATGGGTCTAGGGGTGCAAACGGTGTTATTTTGATTACTACAAAATCTGGTAGTTCAGGTAAGGCTAAAATCACCTTGAAAACATTAACTGGTTTTAACTCACAAGCTTACAATAATATTTTAAAGCCGTTAAATGCTGCAGAATATACAGAACTTTTTCTTGAAGGTTATGTGAATTTGGGTGATACAGCTGAAGAAGCTCAGGCTAGATTTGATGCCACTTTTCAGCAATTGATTGATCCTTCTACCGGAGAACCAACAGATACCAATTGGTTAGATGCTATAACTAGAACGGGAATAACCCAAAGTTACGATCTAAGTGCAAGTGGTGGTACGGACAATTTAAAATATTTTTTCTCCGGAGCTTATTATGATCAAGAGAACTACATCATTGGGTCTGGCTTTGAAAGGTTAAGTGCACGTAGTAATATAGAATTTAAAGCAACGGATTATTTAACTATTTCAAATAATATATCTGTTTCTAACAGTACAACAAATACGTTTTTTGATGGTGGTTCTTTCAACAATCCGTTTAAAAACTCTTTAGAATTATCACCGTTAATTCCTATTTATGATGAAGAAGGAAGATTTAATGGGGAGCATGCCAACTATTTTCCTTTAGGTGGTGCTAATCCTGTTGGTTCTTTAAGTGGTGATGACCTTTGGGAAAACAAGCAGTTTAGGGTTATAGATAATTTTGCGGTTTCCGTAAAGCCAATAAAGAATTTGACCTTACGTTCGCAATTGAATTTTGACCTTCTTACGTTAACAGAATCGCAATATCAAAACCCAAGATATGGTGGTGGAAGAAACTCTGGCGGAATTGGTTACGAAGCCAATACTTCTTTAAGAACTTTTGTAGGTACACAAACGGCAGACTATAATTTTGTTCTAGGTGATAACCATAATTTTAATGTTCTTGCAGGTTTTGAAGCTCAAGAAACCAATAATGAGTCTTTTAGTGCTTCTGGAACACAGTTTCCAAACCAAAGTTTAAGAACGTTAAATAGTGCATCGGCAGAATTTGCTATTAGCGGTTCTAAGTCTGAATACACTTTCGTTTCTGCTTTTTCTAGAGCCAATTATAATTACGATGGAAAATACTTCCTTTCAGCAAGTTTAAGAAGAGACGGATCTTCAAGATTCGGTGCAGATAATAGATGGGGTACTTTTTATTCGTTTGGTGGTAGTTGGGTTGCTAGTAGAGAATCTTTTTTACAGGATGTTTCCTTTTTAGATTTACTTAAAGTTAGAAGTTCTTGGGGTGTAACAGGTAATGCTGCCATTGGTAATTTCCCTTCACAAGGACTTTACGTTTTTGGTCAAGATTATGACGGTAATCCAGGTGGTAGTCCAAGCCAAATTGCTAATCCTGATCTTACTTGGGAGAGTCAGCAGAATTTTAACGTAGGTGTAGATTTTGGTCTATTCTCAAAAATTAGCGGTACGGTTGAATATTTTGAACGTACTTCTTCTGATCTTATCTTGAATGTGCCTATTACATTAACATCAGGTTTCTCCTCGTTGACCCAAAATTTTGGTGAAATGAAAAATTCTGGTTTAGAGATATCTATGAATGCGGATATTATCGACAAAGAGGATTTTACTTGGAACGTTGGCTTTAATACCACATTTCTAAAGAATGAAATTACAGAACTTACAGACGATTTTACAGATGGTGCTTATAGAAGACAAGAAGGCGAAGATTTTCAATCTTTCTACTTGTATAGTTGGGCTGGTGTAAACCAAGAAAATGGTGATCCACAGTGGTATACTGATGCTTCTAAAACTACGATTACCAATGATATCAGTGATGCGGAACGTTTTTTAGACGATAAGTCTGCAACCCCAGAGTTTTTTGGAGGCTTCAATACTATGTTCACTTATAAAGATGTAAGTCTTAGTGCCAATTTCATTTATTCTTACGGTAACTACATTTTTGATTCTAGAGCAAGAGGTACTTTAGGTGATGGAAGGTTAACACCAAGAAGTACTGCAGATTTTATTTATGATAACAGATGGCAACCTGGTTCAACAGATGCCTTGGTGCCTCAGTTTGTTTGGGGTGGTCGTAATGGTAGTAATGAAGCGAACCAAACTAGATGGTTATATGATGGTAGTTATATTCGATTGAGAGATTTAACCGTCGCTTATAATTTTAACGAAAAAATTACTTCGCTATTAGGTTTGAATTCTATGCGATTGTATGCTAGAGGAACCAATATCTTGACTTTTGTAAAAGAAGATATCCTTTACATAGATCCAGAGCAGGGAATTAATGGTAGTTACACAGGGCAGACACCTGCAGTGAAAACTATTTCCATTGGTTTAGATATTCAACTTTAAATGATGAAACACATGAAAACATATAAAATATTCATATTAACAATATTGGCTGGACTCGTATTCTCTTGTTCAGACTCTTTTTTAGAACTTACTCCGCAACAATCTGTTTCGGATACAGAGGCCTTATTGGACCTTGATGGTTATGAATCTTCTATTACCGGTATATATAACAAATTGTCTGGCTCAGAATATTACGGGCGTTACATGATTATGATACCTGATGTATTGGCAGATGACGTAAAACAAAATGGACAAGCCAACAGAATTGTAGATTATGCCGAGCATATTCAAAGAGTATCTGACGGGCAGGCGCTAGCGCTTTGGGGTAGTGCATATGAAGGTATTAATGCGGCAAATGCTATCATTAATTCAGAAACTATTTTGGCGGATGCTGTTTTAGATGAGCAAAACCATATTATTGGTGAGGCTTATGCGCTAAGAGGGTTAATGTATTTTGACCTAGTACGCATGTTTGCTCAGCAATATAACTATACTGCAGATGCTAGTCACCCTGGGGTTCCTATCGTTTTAAATTTTGACTTGGACAATGAACCGTCTAGAAGTACAGTAGCGGAAGTTTATGAGCAAATTATTTCTGATATGACTACAGGTATTTCTTTTATGAATGACAGTTCTAGAAGTGGTAATTCAAATACTTTGTCACCTACATCTATTAGGGCGTTATTAGCAAAAGTTTATCTTTTTCAAGAAGATTGGACAAATGCAGAAGCAATGTCTTCAAGTGTTATAGAATCAGGTGATTATAGTTTAATTTCCAATGATAATTATTACGATTTATGGACTACGGATAATAGCTCGGAGTCTATTTTTGAAATATCGATGACAGAAACAGATAATGTTGGTGGTAATGGTATTGCTGGTCTTTATCTACAAGCGGGTTTTGGTGATTACCTTCCTTCAAATGATGTGGCTGATCTTTACCCTGAGAATGATGCTCGTTTAAGCACCTTTGAAGTAGATACTTTATTAACTGGTGAATTTGCACCAAATAGAATGATCAAATATCCAGATATCAATGGTTTTGATAATGTAAAGGTTGTTAGACTGGCAGAAATGTATTTGATACGTGCAGAAGCTAGAGCGGAAATAGGTACTGATATAGCTGGTGCGCAAGATGATTTAGACATGGTACGCCAACGTGCCATTGCAGACGAACCGGATAATTCAGATTCTGGCGATGCTCTTAGTGATGCTATTTTCTTGGAACGCAGACTAGAGTTGGCTTTTGAAGGTCAACGACTATGGGATTTAATGCGTAATAAAATGGATATTGTAAGAACAAACTGTACGGCACAGATCTGTTTAATTCCTTATGGTGCAGATACGGTAATAATGCCAATACCTCAAGATGAGACAGATGTTAATCCCAACATTGAACAAAATCCTGGGTATTAATTAGTAAACTAATTTGTTTGTTAGTTTTTGAACACATTGAGAGACTTCGTTTCTCTCAATGTGTACTTTTTTACAGCATAAAAATATTGGATTTTTTTCACTTTAAAAATCAAGAAATATATGGATACACAACGTAGAAATCTTGCGAAATTACTTTCGTTAGGAGCATTGTTTCCTGCTCAAGCAGCTTATTCGTTGAATAATATTTTAGAATCTATACCTGCAGATTCAAGTAAGCAATTATTACAGACCCTTGGGGAAAAAGGAATAGAGAAATTGTTTAAAAAAGCTGTCGTCTATGATGGTCTGGTCATTTCTCGTAATTGGAATGAAGATTCTTTTAAAGCTTTGGCTGAATCTGGTTATACCGGTTTTAATGCTTCTTTAGATTCTGGGAAACTTGAAAAATCTCTAAAGAGTATAGAAGAATGGAAACAAATTATCAGTAATAATCCAGATAGATTATTGTTGACCAAAAATGCCAATGATATTGTTACTGCCAAAAAAGAAGATAAAGTGGCCGTAATGTTAGGTTTTCAAAGTTCTAGAATGTTAGAAGGCACTATAAAAAATTTAGATACCCTTTATGAGGCTGGTATGCGATGGATGCAACTTACATACAACTCTCGTAACTTAATTGGAGATGGGAGTACAGAAAGAACCAATGTAGGGTTATCTGACTATGGCGTTGAAGTTGTAGAACGAATGAATGAACTGGGTATTATTATAGACCTTTCTCATTGTGGTAAGCAAACAACCACTGATGGTATAGAATTTAGTAAATCTCCGGTTTCCATAAATCACTCTATGTGCGAGGCATTGCACAAGAATCACCCACGTTCCAAAACCGATGAGCAGATAAAGGCTATGGCAGATAAAGGGGGTATTATAGGTATCATATGTCTGGGGTATATGATCGGACCTAACTTAGGGACGGATACAACATTAGAAACGTATGTAGACCATATAGATCACGCAGTTAAAATAGGTGGAATTGACCATGTAGGTGTAGCTGCCGATTTTGCTATACAAGGTCTAGAAGCTACAGGTGCAACACGAGAAAACTGGTATGTGCCAAGACTAACTAGATTTAAACCTTCATACAAAGTACAATGGCCACCATGGATTCCTGAACTGGATAAACCCGATAGATATTTACAGGTTGCAAAGATTCTTGACAAAAGAGGTTACAGTACGGGAGATATAGAAAAAATATTAGGTCAAAACTGGATACGCTTCAACAAGGAAGTCTTAAAACCATAACATAGAGTTTTTGAATTTTTTATACCAATCTAGTAACCACTAAATACATTTATGAAAAACAGTAGTATTTACGTCATCTTAATTTTTGGAATACTTTTTTCGTGCAAAGACAGTAACACTTCAAAAACTGAAATAAAAACGATTTACGATGTAGTATTTCGTGAAAATCTTGCGGGTACCTATGAAAAATGGAGTACAGGAGATAATAGTTATGGTTATTATTATACCTATACGGATAGAGGTCGAGGGCCTGAGATTACGGAAGAAATCACGCTAAACAAAGATAACTTTATCGTTTCTGAAAAGATAACTGGTGTTAATTATTTGAAAGATTCCATTAGTGAAAATTTTACAGGTACAAGTAGCACTGCTTCATGGAAAAATCCCATGAGTGAAGATAATGGTGACTTTAATGGAAGTCAACTATATTTTAGACATGACGGTTCACCAGCTGTGTATGAAATTCTTGGGCAACTATTATTAAAGTCTGAGGATAAAAAAATAAGTCTATATCCTGAGGGTGAAGTAGAGTTGGTTGATAATTTTCCATTAACTCTTTCAGATAGTACACCGGTAAACCTTTTAATGGTTAAGGGTTTAGATATGAATCCTATATATCTGTGGATGCAGGACAGTGATATAATTGCCAGTATTTCTGGTAACCTTCATATTGTAAGAGAAGATTTTAAAGAGTTTAGAAAAGAGCTAAAATCTTTACAAGATACATATGAGGATAACTACCTTATTAAAATATCAAAAGAGCTTTCTCATCAAATTGATAAGGCTATCATTAAAAATGTAAATATCTTTTCTCCTGATGGGACTATCGTATACAACCAAGATGTTTTTATAGATGGAAAAATTATTCAGTCCATTAAACCATCAAAAGGGAAAATTTTAAATGGAACTGCTCAGGTTATCGATGGTACAGGAAAAACACTTTTGCCCGGTATGTTTGATATGCATACGCACAACACCAAATTCAGAGGACTTTTACATGTAGCAGGTGGTGTAACCTCAGTTAGAGATCTAGCCAATAATAAGCAGTTGAATCAACTAAGCGCGAAGTTCGATACTAATGAGATTATAGGTCCAAATATTGTCACTTTCTGTGGTATTATAGATGGATCAGGACCTTTTGCCAACCAAAGAAACGTAGTTGATAATTTAGAGGAGGGTTTGGCTGAAATACAATCGTATAAAGATTTAGACTATGATCAAATTAAATTATACAGTTCAATAAGACCGGAATGGGTAAAACCTCTAGCAACAAAAGCGCATGAGTTAGGTATGCGTGTAAGTGGTCATATACCTGCTTATATGACAGCATCGCAGGCTATAAACCAGGGCTATAATGAAATTCAACATATGAATATGTTGTTCTTGAATTTTATGTCAGATACTATAGATACTAGAACACCATTAAGATTTACTATGGTAGCCAATCATGGTGTTGATATTGATTTGAAGTCAGAAGAATATTTAGATTTTGTTACGCTATTAAAATCGAAAGACATTCTTGTAGATCCTACAATGGCAATTTTTGAAAATATGTTTGTTTCTCAAAAAGGAGAACCCAGTCCAACATATAGCAAAATCATGAATAGATTGCCTTTAATAGAACAGCGCGCTTTCTATAGTGGAGGGCTACCTAAAGCTGGTGAAAAGGTTGCTTTGTATGAAGATAGTTATACGAATATGCTTAATGCGTTGAACGACATGTACAAAAGAGGTGTGGCTATAGTGCCAGGTACAGATGGTTTACCAGGGTTTTTATACCATAGAGAGTTAGAGTTATATGAAAAGGCAGGTATTCCTGCGGCAGAAGTATTAAAGATGGCTACCATTAATTCTGCTAAGATAACGGGCGTTTCAGATTCTTTAGGATCTATTGAAGTAGGTAAAAAAGCAGACCTTATTCTAATAGACGGTAATCCTGTAGAAAATATCAGTGATATAAGAAGAGTAGAGTGGACGATAAAGGGCGGACATCTTTATTTTGCAGAGAAGCTTTATAACAAAATGGGTATCAAACACTTTAAATAATATATAAAATGAAAGTAAAATTAATTCTTCTTTTTTCTCTTGCGCTATCTACTGTGAATGGGCAATCACTGGAGTTTTTTACCAGTGGTAGGTTAATATTAGGTACGCATAAAGAGAGAACGGCATCTGTAGGTGTTGGCGATATAGATAATGACGGCGATGCAGATATTTTAGTCGCCAACGGTCGTCACTGGCCAGGACAAAACAGAATATTCGTGAATAATGGTAGAGGCGTATTTACAGTTTCTAAAAGCTTGGGCTTAGAGAGTGAAACAACCTATTCTACGGAACTTGCCGATTTTGATGGTGATGGAGATTTAGATATTGCCGTAGGTAATGACATGGCACCAAATTACATATTTCTAAACAATGGAAAAGGAGACTTTACAAGGGCTTCAAGTTTTGGTGTTTCATATTCGCCGACAAGGAATATAGTAGTTGCGGATATTGACCAAGACGGAGATAAGGATATTCTAATAACCAATAGGGGTAAAGAGAATGAGATATGTCTAAATAACGGTGATGGAACTTTTTCTAAATCAATAGGTTTTGGAAATAAGGAAGATTCTACAATTGATGTGGAAGTTGCAGATATGAACGGTGATGGTAATCTTGATCTAATACTGGCGAACAGAGATGATCAACCAAATTTTGTGTATTTGAATGAAGGTAATTTAAAATTCACCAAGAAAGTACCATATGGCACAGGTAATGACATTACACGTTCTGTAGCTATTGCTGATATAGATAAAGACGGTTTCTTAGATATTATAACGGCTAATATTGGGGAATCTAATGTTATATATTTTGGGGATAAAAAACAAACGTACCAACGTAAGATAGCATTTGACCCTAGTGAAGATAAATCTTATTCTATAGCTCTAGGTGATTTGGATAAGGATGGGGATATGGACATCATTATTGCTAATGTCAGAGGATCTAATTCAGTTTTTATTAATTCTAATGACGGAAAAACCTGGGAGAAAATAAGCTTGGCAGATGAAGAGTTTAGTACTTATGATATTACGGTTTTTGATTTAAACGGCGATGATAAATTAGATATAATTGAAAGTAACTCAGACGAGATTAACCGTTATTACTTCAATAGATTCACTCCTGAATTTCCATAATAGGAATAGGGTTTCATAATTATAAAAGAATACAACTAACACAATAATATGAAAGTAAAATATTTAATCACTTGTAGTTTATTAGCATTGCTTACAGCGTGCTCTTCTGAAACTTCCAAAACCTCTGAATGGGAAAATTTTGAAGATGCGGGTACATTTTTTGTTTACCGTAGGCAATCTCAAATAGGAGAAGAGAGCTATAACGTTACTACTAAGAATGACACTATTATAGTAACCTCTATTCAGGGAGAAAATGAACGAGGAAGAATTAGTGGAGTAGAGTCAAAACTATACTTGACAACAGATTTAGAACCAATTTCTTATTTCAGTAGACGTATTTCTAATAACGATACTACCAATATTATCAAGATGGAAATAAATGGAGATAAGGTTTCCATTTGGGAAAAGCATTTTGATGTTGTCACTACCAATAAAAAAGATGCATTCTTTACTGTAAATAGTAATATTCCTGCTGGTATTGAAATGATGTTATACCATTATTACTTTAAGCAAAATGGCACTACTGCGTTACCTACCTTACCAAGAGGAGAAGTTTCTTTGACGCATAAAGGAGAAGATATTGTTCAGATTGATGGTAAAGATGTTGCACTTGATCGTTATGTTGTCGAGGGTGTTAATTGGGGCGGTAGAACAATTTGGTTAGACAAGTCTAAGAATTTGGTAGCTGTTGTTAAGGCAAATACTCAAATAAGAGAGTTGATAAAAAAAGGATATGAGGAAGCTAAGCCATATTTTATTAGAGGAAATGTAGAAGAGCAAATGGCGCAACTTTCTGAGTATACCAAAAGCTTAAAAGGTGAAGAATCACAAATTACTGCTTTGGTAGGTGGTGATGTTGTTGATGGTTTAAAAGATGCTACACAAACAAATATGACCATTATTATAGAAAACGGTCGCATAACATCAATTGGTAGTTCCCCCGATATTACCATTCCTGATAATGCTAAAGTTATAGATGTATCAGGAAAAACCTTAATGCCCGGTATGTGGGATATGCATGCGCATTCTAATCAAGTACAATGGGCTCCGGCTTATTTGGCAGGTGGTGTAACCACTATTAGAGATAATGGAAATGAGCTAGAGTTCGCTACCGCTTTTAGAGATGCTATAGCAAAGGATGGAGCTACAGGACCAGATATCGTATTGGCAGGTATGACTGACGGACCTGGCCCTAAAGGAAATGGTATTATTAGAGCTAGATCTGTTGAAGAGGCTAAAGAGGTCGTAAAATTATATCATGATAATGGTTACGAACAAATTAAGATTTATACTTCCATAGAACCAGAAATCTTAAAGGTTTTGTCAGATGAGGCTCATAAAGTAGGTATGACGGTAACAGGTCATGTACCAGCTTTGGTAAATAGTACTAATAAGGCAGTTGAAAGTGGTATGGATATGTTGAGCCATTCTAATAGAATATTGGCAGTATTGTTTCCTGATCAAAAAGTATCTGACTTGGGAGCTTTCTATATGGCAAAAAATGACATTACAGATGCACAGATAAATGAAGCGATTGCCTTTTATTTAAAACATGGTACGGTGTTGGATCCTACGCTTGGTTTAGGTGTTATTCGTACGTTACCGAAAGGAGATCTGATGGAGACTTTGGAGCCAGATGCCGGTAGAATGGCATATGAGCTTTTTGAAAGTAAAAGGTTTAGAAGTGGAGCAAGTGAAAAGCGTGCTGAATTGTCCAAACAAAATATTATTAAATCTGCTGAGGTTATCGGTAAGTTTTTTAAAGCCGGAATTCCGGTAGTTGCTGGTACAGATAATTTTGCACCAGGATTCGGACACTTTTTAGAATTGGAAACATACCAGAAATATGGAGGATTAACTCCTTTCGAAGCAATTCAAACAGCAACCATAATCCCAGCAACTGTAATGGGTAAGGGAGATGAAACAGGGACATTAGAAATTGGTAAAGAGGCTGATATTGCCATTTTGGACAAAAATCCTTTAACGGATATTGCCAATTTAAGGTCAGTTTCCGCAGTGATGACTAATGGTAATTACTATGAAAGTGAACCATTATGGGAAGCTGCCGATTTTAAACCTTCTAGAGACTAGACTAATATTTTTACCAAAATTAATTTTTGGCATAACTATACTATCTAGGGCACATGCTGTAGAGGTATAATGTATAGTAGAAATATA includes:
- a CDS encoding TonB-dependent receptor, whose protein sequence is MKNIIPVGILTIMRIFLLFIGIGLSSVYANSVFAQNKIQIDVKNISVEEFFEEIQKSSDYVFFYKDNVLNTSKKISVKLKNAKMNAVLEKAFSNTDLSYKIIGNQVVVKKSPPISKNESSLSLGTIFQNTISGTITDAGGQPLPGVNVLIKGTTVGTQSDFDGNYAIDIADGTTLVFSYIGMLSKEVSIDNRTTVNVVLQEDVASLDEVVVVAYGTSTKESLTGSVSVVKSEELEQIPVSTFEQTLRGSTAGLQASAVDGAPGGNTQVRIRGIGSISASSEPLYVIDGIPVQNGSIGTIDNGGSSTNVMASINPNDIASISVLKDAASTAIYGSRGANGVILITTKSGSSGKAKITLKTLTGFNSQAYNNILKPLNAAEYTELFLEGYVNLGDTAEEAQARFDATFQQLIDPSTGEPTDTNWLDAITRTGITQSYDLSASGGTDNLKYFFSGAYYDQENYIIGSGFERLSARSNIEFKATDYLTISNNISVSNSTTNTFFDGGSFNNPFKNSLELSPLIPIYDEEGRFNGEHANYFPLGGANPVGSLSGDDLWENKQFRVIDNFAVSVKPIKNLTLRSQLNFDLLTLTESQYQNPRYGGGRNSGGIGYEANTSLRTFVGTQTADYNFVLGDNHNFNVLAGFEAQETNNESFSASGTQFPNQSLRTLNSASAEFAISGSKSEYTFVSAFSRANYNYDGKYFLSASLRRDGSSRFGADNRWGTFYSFGGSWVASRESFLQDVSFLDLLKVRSSWGVTGNAAIGNFPSQGLYVFGQDYDGNPGGSPSQIANPDLTWESQQNFNVGVDFGLFSKISGTVEYFERTSSDLILNVPITLTSGFSSLTQNFGEMKNSGLEISMNADIIDKEDFTWNVGFNTTFLKNEITELTDDFTDGAYRRQEGEDFQSFYLYSWAGVNQENGDPQWYTDASKTTITNDISDAERFLDDKSATPEFFGGFNTMFTYKDVSLSANFIYSYGNYIFDSRARGTLGDGRLTPRSTADFIYDNRWQPGSTDALVPQFVWGGRNGSNEANQTRWLYDGSYIRLRDLTVAYNFNEKITSLLGLNSMRLYARGTNILTFVKEDILYIDPEQGINGSYTGQTPAVKTISIGLDIQL
- a CDS encoding RagB/SusD family nutrient uptake outer membrane protein; this translates as MKTYKIFILTILAGLVFSCSDSFLELTPQQSVSDTEALLDLDGYESSITGIYNKLSGSEYYGRYMIMIPDVLADDVKQNGQANRIVDYAEHIQRVSDGQALALWGSAYEGINAANAIINSETILADAVLDEQNHIIGEAYALRGLMYFDLVRMFAQQYNYTADASHPGVPIVLNFDLDNEPSRSTVAEVYEQIISDMTTGISFMNDSSRSGNSNTLSPTSIRALLAKVYLFQEDWTNAEAMSSSVIESGDYSLISNDNYYDLWTTDNSSESIFEISMTETDNVGGNGIAGLYLQAGFGDYLPSNDVADLYPENDARLSTFEVDTLLTGEFAPNRMIKYPDINGFDNVKVVRLAEMYLIRAEARAEIGTDIAGAQDDLDMVRQRAIADEPDNSDSGDALSDAIFLERRLELAFEGQRLWDLMRNKMDIVRTNCTAQICLIPYGADTVIMPIPQDETDVNPNIEQNPGY
- a CDS encoding dipeptidase, which encodes MDTQRRNLAKLLSLGALFPAQAAYSLNNILESIPADSSKQLLQTLGEKGIEKLFKKAVVYDGLVISRNWNEDSFKALAESGYTGFNASLDSGKLEKSLKSIEEWKQIISNNPDRLLLTKNANDIVTAKKEDKVAVMLGFQSSRMLEGTIKNLDTLYEAGMRWMQLTYNSRNLIGDGSTERTNVGLSDYGVEVVERMNELGIIIDLSHCGKQTTTDGIEFSKSPVSINHSMCEALHKNHPRSKTDEQIKAMADKGGIIGIICLGYMIGPNLGTDTTLETYVDHIDHAVKIGGIDHVGVAADFAIQGLEATGATRENWYVPRLTRFKPSYKVQWPPWIPELDKPDRYLQVAKILDKRGYSTGDIEKILGQNWIRFNKEVLKP
- a CDS encoding FecR family protein, whose protein sequence is MEKINPNNVNFSSITDEENTDLKKRIFNTIQKDKRRNRNVWYKSLAAACFIGCLGLGFYYYNMTSETNSITDFVNSSTVDSNTPTSDEVVLTLGKGNDLKIKEDVAAINYSKSGNNVTIGNGQTFNQNVADSDKAVFNTLWVPYGKRSTLTLSDGSKVWLNSGSKLIYPIAFNEDKREVYIEGEAIFEVTHNKKKPFYVISDTQVVEVLGTVFGVTNYPDENSTNTILKSGSVQISYQNIKATSSHSDKMKISPGTKASYDKNTKSIFSEKVDVDNYFSWKDGFLIFKNNDMKFIMKRISRYYNLEIIIENEELATETFSGYLDLNEDILSVINSIKESTNMEYLQTDNTITIK
- a CDS encoding RNA polymerase sigma factor, with the protein product MQKHSKLGLAVNSDFGVQDEEGKESGANKKKVFVVKNTETHVWRKLIDGDESALGDLYNIYIDCLFSYGINCIKDRTYVMDCIHDLFVDLYKYRENLSMTDNVKFYLFKCLKRKINRKYATKTVSITDEYQYSLDQQARNYTTSCEEEIIQKELVTEKRMILAAALDSLTKKQRKGLFLRFNQDRSYEEISEIMDVSVQTARTIVYRALKALR